The window CGAAAGTGACGAAAACAATGCGCTTGGAGCCCCGAGGGCGTAACTGATCCATTGTCATCTTCGGATGATGAAACGAGTGCTTTCCCAACCCCCTCCTGCCCtctttcttcctctctctctctctttcgttcTCTCGTATCCTGGTGACCATTTTATGTTTGGCCCGCTCCCCGACGATTTACCTGCCATGGCGAAttttctaaaagttttttttctcttgctagtttaataatattatttttagtaatttataaaatattcctttTAAATATACCTGTTAGCGTTTACGTTCAGGCCACGTGCCTGACGTTTCGCAATTCCTTGTATTTATACAAGGCTTATTCAGAGTCGAGCTGTGATTGGTCCACTGTGGGTGGACGTAATTGGAGTAGAGTCTGGCCAATCATGGCCGCCCATAGCATATAACGCTAATCAcggaatttttaattattactttttaatagttTACTTAACTTCTGACGAATAACACCTatgacaattatttttaatgacaaaaattatcACAATTTGGAAACGTGCTAGGCAGATTTACAGAACCTACTTTTTTTAGTACATTGTATTACTTAAAAAGAAACATGTAAGCAagtcttcagtactcgccattaatgtgtaacatctaaattCGGTAACCAGAaaagtcatgtgttctcatttagcaaatacatttataatacaaaactcggacacgaattttaacatagaattctttaaaataatgtcgagcgtgataagtatatacgtaatttgtgctttcaactacatttaGAAACGTTAATCGCATGTATTTTATGCACCCGCCgcacagtggagtatttgtaccaaaatcctggccaaaaaagaaaaaaaatatatttcgtttaGTCACAGCAGAAATGGTATTTTCTTGTTGCCTAATCACATGCGCGTCGAGCAGGGTCTCTTTTGGTACCATGAGTCATATCCGGTGACTGCTACGCTTAGTTGAAGAGTTGATGTCTATGTGTGCGGACGTGCTTGTGCTAGAGAGTTCACCGTTCGTGTTCTTCAACATACGTGTTTCTACTAGCTGTTAGGATTGACATATTGTCATGAAATTTCGTACAGCTGTTAAATAAGGTAACTGTTTcatttcaatgtatattttattgtgaaaaattatttaagtgccgtaataaaaaataacaaacttaggAGAAAATGTGTGTTCGAAAGATTAGAAAAAATTTATGGTTTCAAGAGAAGTTTTGAATGTGTGTCGGGCCTTGTCGGGCTGTCGTTTAAACATATTCTTAATACGTTGCCCACTAAGTTTCAATACCAGAAGAGAAATTTCCCGCAtgtagttgccatttttatttaacacttattttaaacattggtgtggatttttacaatagttttcaGATTAACAAATTTGACTGTTGCCTATCAAAGGATACcggaaaaactaattttactttGGTTTATTATAGCTCTTATATTTGTAATACATTGCCAGcattattaaataagaaataataacattacagTCCCTACCAAACGTTTTGCACCGCTAGTAAATTCTAATAAAACTATTAGAGAACTAGGTACAAGTTGCTATTCAATATTtgtgcttaaattaatattatgagcCAGTTGATTCATCAGTGCTGAGATATGCACGTGTTGGAGACtgggaattagaaaataaattgaggAAAATACCCTATGTGATGCTCCTCTCTTAATTTCGGAGTGGACATATTCCCATCAACATTCACTTTCAAAGTTCTGTGCGTTTACTATTTTCTTTGTCCCAGTCATGCTTCTTATCCAGATATTAATGTGATAGGAAATGTGGTTTTGTTAacacagatttattaaaaatcttatacatttatatttatcgtGATATAGATAAGATTTAAGATATCGGTTTTTAAGTGATTGCCTACATTATACTTATATAAACCGTAAATaagatttagataattttttaaaataatatgtaagtataaactttatttcataattaattacagtcataaatattagtttattttgttttaggttCCGAACAAGGAAAAGGAATTTACGAGAATGTCATTATATGAACTACTCCGGGAATCTCCAAACAGGTGCATTGTTGAAAAGCTTCATTTTATGGAACACAGAGCTGACATAGCAAAGTGCCCAGAAGATGAGAGAAAGTCATTAAGTCGCTTACTCAGGTATTTTAAAGCTGATTTTAAGAAAAGGTGGTCTTTAGCTAATAACAAAGAGTAACGGTTTCTCCAGAACAATGGTAAATGGTTATCGCATACCATTAAGGTGCCCAACTTTTCATCAACTACCTCAGGTCGCGGTCGTCCTACGAAGGACTTCATTGAGTCAAGTGAGAGGACaaaacgcaggaaaacagaagaaCTCAGTCAACAGTTCACCCCTGAAGAACTAACATATGCTGCATCAATGAATCACAGAGTTTCAGGAAATTCTGATGCTgctgatttaatgaaaaaaatcactgaGACTCCAACAAGGGctagtaaaattaaaacaaatctattgtcaaacagaaattcagtaaaaaaacacAACCCTTCAGAAGCATTGTCTATTTTTGTTCAAGCGGAATTAACAAAACAGCAATATCAAGTAATTTAtagtgcaaacaaaaatgtttactcTTGCTATTCACTGCtcacaaaagcaaaaaaagaatGTTACCCAAGCAAAGACTCCATTGTCGTTTCTGAAACAAAAGCAGAAGTTAAGTTACAGTCTTTATTGGATCACATCTCTTCAAGGTTATGCAAATACTTAGAAGAAGTGTTACAGGTACTGTCGTCAGAAGAAAAACCAAATTTGGAATTAATCTCAAAATGGGGGTGCGATGGTTCTCAGCAAACacagttcaaacaaaaatttgaaaacatagctGATAGTGATGCCAATATTTTTCAAAGCTCATGTGTGCCCATAAAATTAATTGCTAATAaccatacagagaaaaaaattatatggcagaACCCAACACCTTCCTCCACAAGATTCTGTAGGCCAATTCGCATCCGTTTTGTACATGAAACTGCAGATGTTACTCTTCATGAAATAAAGTACATTcaggaacaaataaaaacattgaaagaaacAGAAGTGCCAAGTTTTCATGGAGCTGTGAAGATTCGACACACTTTACTGTTAACAATGGTTGACGGAAAAGTCTGCAATGCTGCAACTGGCACGACATCGACAATGAGGTGTTACATCTGTGGATCTACATCAAAAGATGTTAACAAATTATGTAAGGATTTCACAGAAAACCCCAATACTTTAACGTTTGGACTGTCCCCTCTGCAGACACGGATCAGGTTTTTGGAATCAATTTTGCGTTTGTCATACAGAATACCAATTagcatttggcaagcaataagtaAAGAACAGAAGAGAATTGTTGCGGATACTAAAATGAACATTCAAAAAATGCTTAAAGACGAACTTGGATTATTGGTTGATGTTCCAAAGCAAGGATTTGGAACTACGAATGATGGGAACACATCAAGACGCTTCTTTGCAGAACCAGACACTGCATCACGAATTACTGGCGTGAATGTTGAacttattaaaagtttaaaagtaatattggaaGCTATTTCAAGTGGGCACCATATTGATGAGACGAAATTTCATAAGTATGCTTATGAAACAGCCAAGCTATATGTGAGCCTCTATAGTTGGCATCCCATGATTCCAACAATGCACAAAGTATTGCTGCACGGAGCTGCAGTTTTTAAAGAAGCTATTCTGCCTATAGGCCAGCTATCAGAAGAAGCTGCTGAGGCTAGGAACAAACATTTCCGGATGTACAGGACGAAGTATTCCCGAAAATTTAACAGAGAAGTGTGCAACAGAGATGTCCTCAATAGGCTGCTGTTAACCAGTGATCCTTTTTTGAGCTGCTCCACACAGAGGCGAAGGAAAACAACTAAGCCATATAGCAGCGAGACTCTGGAGCTTCTTCTGCCAGAGATGGCTGAAATTCGTTCTACCAAAAGAAGCGAAGATGGGTGCGATGAAGAAGCTGAATATAATTACGAGGAAGCAGAGGAGAACCGTAGCTGTAGCTCCGAAGACTCGGATTAACACAGTGCGCGTTCATCGTAAAGACACAAGAAATTACAATGAAGGCTGAGAATAAACTGAactcatttttgtaaataacttatcATCTATAAAGACTGGTGTGAATACAGAAGTAAATGTAAAATGAATCAGCAatgtgaatagctttccacttaataggctttgcttttattttattgttgaatcCAGTTGTTCTTTGGTGCACAAGAGCttcatttaagtgttttattgcaaaaatagttCACAAAAAGTCGTCTATACTGTTtgacttcaaataatcaaaaaaatatttttggccaggatttcggtacaaatactccactgtgcgccggtagaattcgctgccggagaggCTTTAGTTTAgcaaactgaaattttaaactatataatgaaaggcTCCAGTAAAAGcaaaaaaggcttgaaaaaatactaaaccctaaATATGTAcctgattttcaaaaattattattttttaaatactacccaccttgttaaaattcattaaacagttaatactatagtttccctttgtctttgcaAACTTTGATTCGTGACATCcgtcacagatgacagcaccgtggttgttacacgtttccgtcCCATGACTTCGTCgcattctcgaaattactcccaccaaataccgtataccgagagctaagacgttacgcATCAAAAAAAGTACATTCTTAGTACATTCCCCCCTAATACATTCAAGTAATAAGTGCATGGGTGAAAATTTGTGTGAATACCAAGGGGGAGGTGGTGGtataacgtttatcattcccatttaacagagaggggctttttgattccGTGAAAGGAGGGGGGGATCAACGCCCATGAATACGAGGTACGAAATTTCAGTGCACATTATCATCAGCacgtagtaaaattattttacatttcgtGGCATTCTCAACATAATATTTATCCGTACGTTAACGTTTAAAGACATGTTCGAAACACGAGAATTCAAGTGTTGGTCCGTTACGGAGTGTGGATTTGTGCAAGCATATTTGGGTCACATGCGAACACCGTAAGAAACACTTGCTGATtcctaaattctttaaaacaagtATTGGCGGTACACTTACagatacataataaaaataatatttttcgtaGAGTGGTATGATTCTGCCATTTACGTACAGAAAACGGCCAAATTTTTCCCACGTGCCAAACTCTCCCATACGAAAACCTGTTTTCTCCCTAACATCTAGAAAAATAAACGTTACTCTGGTTAGCAATTGACAGGGAATTTGCAAAATTGCAGCCCCTTGGGAGACGGAATTCGCAAGAGACTACAAACTCGGTGTATAACACCTCACGTTAATGCGAAGTTCCTAGCTGGATAGGAAATGAGTAGCTACACTGTGGAGGAAACCCTTACGTGGTatgagagaaaaacaaataaatataaccaaaatagcaaaaccatttatagTTTAGTAAACTCTATACGTATTCGAACAAGCAATTAACAATAAACTGATT of the Bacillus rossius redtenbacheri isolate Brsri chromosome 10, Brsri_v3, whole genome shotgun sequence genome contains:
- the LOC134535904 gene encoding uncharacterized protein LOC134535904, whose translation is MNHRVSGNSDAADLMKKITETPTRASKIKTNLLSNRNSVKKHNPSEALSIFVQAELTKQQYQVIYSANKNVYSCYSLLTKAKKECYPSKDSIVVSETKAEVKLQSLLDHISSRLCKYLEEVLQVLSSEEKPNLELISKWGCDGSQQTQFKQKFENIADSDANIFQSSCVPIKLIANNHTEKKIIWQNPTPSSTRFCRPIRIRFVHETADVTLHEIKYIQEQIKTLKETEVPSFHGAVKIRHTLLLTMVDGKVCNAATGTTSTMRCYICGSTSKDVNKLCKDFTENPNTLTFGLSPLQTRIRFLESILRLSYRIPISIWQAISKEQKRIVADTKMNIQKMLKDELGLLVDVPKQGFGTTNDGNTSRRFFAEPDTASRITGVNVELIKSLKVILEAISSGHHIDETKFHKYAYETAKLYVSLYSWHPMIPTMHKVLLHGAAVFKEAILPIGQLSEEAAEARNKHFRMYRTKYSRKFNREVCNRDVLNRLLLTSDPFLSCSTQRRRKTTKPYSSETLELLLPEMAEIRSTKRSEDGCDEEAEYNYEEAEENRSCSSEDSD